The Rissa tridactyla isolate bRisTri1 chromosome 1, bRisTri1.patW.cur.20221130, whole genome shotgun sequence DNA segment ATTACCAGGAGCTACACTTTACAAGAGTAACAGAGTAGATTTGGGAATATTTAAGCAAGGGACATAgcaacatatgaaaaaaataaccacaaaaaatGGGACTCTGGACAATATAAATCACACAAGAAGGGCAATTAGAGATTATTAAAAGTTTTTATTATTTGTGAAAAACTATAGGTCAACATGACATTGTGCAGCACTCAAGGACTACTAACATGCAACAAATATGCCGTCTCAGGAGGACTGCAGTCAGAACAGCTCagaaaaaagagtttaaaagtaaaaagtgGGAGAGGTGGGGCCTCAGAGCTTGAATAAGTGGGGTCAGAAATTTCTATGAAAGGCCTGTACATTTATAGCTGTGATATTTGCATAAAAGAGAAATTTATGTCTTATTATTACCTTTGGTTATCAAATACAACGAGTTTTGGAGAAGGTGAATCACACTACAAAGAGCAAAGGCATGCAAGTCCCCATGCTTGGTAAGGAGCACAGGCTGAGACTGAAGAGTATTGTCCATTTGTGTCAAATTCTCTGTTTAAACACCCAGTTTGGCAGAAATAAAAGGTCCGTTACAGTCCCAGTAGGACCCTGGGAATTAACTGGGCAGCAGAACAGCTATTCTGCATATGTACAGTGCACTGTTCTCAACAGCATATGTTATCGACATCCTCTATCACCGCCCTTAATCTGTGATTGTCAGAACACCTCCTATTAAAAAACAATGTTTATGCCTTTCCCTAgacttttctgttcagttttatAAATTCCAccctttaaaaatctgtgttctcCCCCTTCTCTCTAGGTGGCTAATTTGCTCCGACTCTTCCAGATCCCTCAGATAAGCTATGCCTCCACCAGTGCCAAGCTGAGCGACAAATCCCGCTATGACTATTTCGCGCGGACGGTGCCCCCTGACTTCTACCAAGCGAAAGCCATGGCTGAAATCTTACGGTACTTCAACTGGACTTATGTGTCAACAGTTGCTTCAGAAGGAGATTACGGGGAGACAGGGATCGAAGCCTTTGAGCAGGAAGCTCGCCTCCGCAACATCTGCATCGCCACCTCCGAGAAAGTGGGCCGGTCCAACATCAGGAAGTCCTATGATGGCGTGATCAGAGAGCTGCTCCAGAAACCCAACGCCAGAGTGGTGGTGCTCTTCATGCGAGGCGATGACTCTCGGGAGCTCATTGCAGCTGCCAACCGCTTCAACGTTTCCTTTACCTGGATTGCCAGCGATGGATGGGGAGCACAAGAGAGTATTGTGAAGGGAAATGAGCACATTGCTTCTGGGGCAATAACCTTGGAACTTGCTTCCCATCCAGTGAAAGAGTTTGACAAGTATTTCCAAAGCCTCAGCCCTTACAATAACAGACGCAACCCCTGGTTCAAGGACTTCTGGGAGCAAAAATTCCAGTGCAATCTCCAGAACCGAAAACCACATAAAAAGGCTTGTGACAAGCACTTCACCATCAACAGTTCCAACTACGAGCAAGAATCCAAGATCATGTTTGTTGTCAATGCCGTGTATGCAATGGCCCATGCCTTGCATAAAATGCAGCGGACTCTGTGTCCAAACACCACCAAACTCTGTGATGCCATGAAGCATCTGGATGGCAGGAAGCTGTACAAGGATTATCTCCTGAAAGTAAACTTTACAGGTAATAACTTCTCTTTTGGTACATACAGAATGTCACTGTAATTAATGAAATGTTCATCAGTCATAGTAAGAGCCAGATGATTTCCCAGTAGCACCTATCATCAATGTTTAGACCAAGATAGTGCCCAAGCAAGGCAACTCCTGTCAcagcaggggaggaagaagaagagggacagggaacgTGGTAAGAACCCTAAAAAATCCAAGCTTGATGTtcctcctttttccatcagaaggAAGAGGTGGAGGGTGGCAACAGCTGGTCTTGGAAATGTTACCTACCTCCACACACCAACTTCCACTTCATTCACAGCCAGTTTGGCTTCAGCTGGGCATCTCTGGGGGCCAATGGTCATTTCACCACCTGCTACACTAGGCAGCAGCCTGCCATGCCTATGCCAAGACTTGGCCTTctctttcttgtttatttttatgaatttacATAATAGCTGGACCCTGGTCAACGGCTAATGTCCCTGCAACAGTAAAGCAATAATTCCTGCCATAGAACCAGAtcagtataaaatatttcaatatgtGGGATAGTGCTATTACCTATGTTACAGATCTTTAGGCTTGATAACAAACTATAAAAAGGTAGATTAAACATgtgtgggaggcttgtggagagAGAATGGATGATCTGGCAATGATATAAGTGAACTTCATGGGGGCTGGCTGCGCAGCACATGACATCTCTTTGGTTTTGCCATCACATATGGCTGAGCTTAGGTTTGTTATTAATATTACACCATAGCAAGGCTAAATAGATCTACAGGGGAAACGAGGAAAGTGTAGAGCATCACGTCTTTTTGTTGTTACATGTCTA contains these protein-coding regions:
- the GRM3 gene encoding metabotropic glutamate receptor 3 isoform X2; protein product: MKMFTRLQVLALALFSKGVFLSLSDHSFVRKEIKIEGDLVLGGLFPVNEKGTGIEECGRINEDRGIQRLEAMLFAIDEINKDNYLLPGIKLGVHILDTCSRDTYALEQSLEFVRASLTKVDETEYMCPDGSYAIQENLPLLIAGVIGGSYSSVSIQVANLLRLFQIPQISYASTSAKLSDKSRYDYFARTVPPDFYQAKAMAEILRYFNWTYVSTVASEGDYGETGIEAFEQEARLRNICIATSEKVGRSNIRKSYDGVIRELLQKPNARVVVLFMRGDDSRELIAAANRFNVSFTWIASDGWGAQESIVKGNEHIASGAITLELASHPVKEFDKYFQSLSPYNNRRNPWFKDFWEQKFQCNLQNRKPHKKACDKHFTINSSNYEQESKIMFVVNAVYAMAHALHKMQRTLCPNTTKLCDAMKHLDGRKLYKDYLLKVNFTGANHHHVHLCESERLRCAGLLVRAQGAHHPLPAPEERGHSQTPSQQVQCQWDRDHLFPVIC